The following nucleotide sequence is from Fusarium graminearum PH-1 chromosome 1, whole genome shotgun sequence.
GGGTCGGAATTGGATGATGTCCAGGTATCCAATCGGCGCCAGTGCCCAGTGGCGTCTTCACCCTTGACTTTTAGTGGAAGGTGCACGGGTCCTTCAGTGGAAGAACTCTGGAAACAACCGCTGTAGCGTGACGTAGGGAAGCTAGGTTCTTGGATCGGGAAAAAGCTTGATCTTCGTCGGCTGAGCAGGCAGGGATAGAAGCAaaacaaggagaaggaaacaaaacactCGCTTATTAAGATCGGCAATTAAGACGGTTTGACGACGATTCTTTGGGGGGAGAGGAAaaggatggaagagaagacctAAAATTATCCAGAGCCAATTTCTGATTGCGTGAGAATATGCGCAGCTTATGTACGAGGTTTTCCAATCGTTTAGTCTACCTTACCCCGGCAATTTCGGAGCACTGCCTACGCAAGTGGCGGGTTACTGTAAACACTAGACGCGAATGTGCAGTACAGGAATACTGGAGAGCGAACAGGGTCAGTCTTCAAAAGTAACCCTGGTCAAGGGCTTTTTCAATCGCTCATCCAATGTAACCCGTCTGACAGCGATTGCGGAGCTCCATAGCCCCTTCCTTGCCATGCAGGCTGAGCATTTTAGTAAGGTCAAGACGTGGATTTAAGACCAGATCGACAAGAATACATACTGACATGTGCCAGTCCTAGTTTAGCTTCTTGTCCGCCGGACATGCAGACATGTCCTTGTGGCTGAGCGGTTAAGGGTTCTATTCAAAAACTGCCAAGACAGGGGTTTGTTTGGTTTTAATGGTTTGAATTAACATTTAATATGACTTGGGTAGACTATGGTCACAACTCGAGGACCAGCGTTATGGTTATCCAGATGAAACAAAAGCTTTTGGGTTCTCAAGTGCCCTCTAGAGACAGTCTGACAAAGCCATGTCGATGCTCGTGTCTGCATGAATCCTCTTTGCTGCTCATCTTATTCAAGCGCTGATGTTGGCCAACACCAGCCAATGACCATCGTCCACTTTGGGAGTTTATTCAATCCTTCGACCATAAAATCATCACTAGTTGTTTAAAAGCCGTCGCCACCTAGTTTGATATTTTGCATTGAAACTCCAAACGCCGGTGTTCCGTTCAAGTTCTATTTTGCATCACCGTGTATTGTGACCATGACCACGGTGTGCTAACTTGcccaagaagttgaagagaacaTGGAATCAAAGTTGTCACATCAACGTGTGACCAATCTCAAGCTCTGTGGTCCAGGTACCAAGAACAGTTGTATGGAAAGTTGGATATCTGGTTCGCCGCCCGTAATGATCTTACAGAtagttcttcttcttggcggttCGTGTATATTGCGTGAGATGCCACTCGACGTCGCCGTCCTTATTTTCGAGGGTGCCACTTCGGATTTCGAATGGTCGCATCGTCATTCTTGGGCCGACCTCGGCCAATTCGACACTGTCATATCCTGTCCTCACGAAAACGTGGTGTCTGACTTCAATGCTAtcctcgatgttcttgaaagTAACGACTCGGTTGCCaactttgttcttgctcGTGATGGCTTCTCTAGGAGGAAAGACgtgcttcaagatcttgactATGCGCTCACCTAGACGACTAGTAAAGCCGTCGAAAATGAGATGGGGATAGGACTCGCTCACTGTTCCGCGCACGCTTCCAGGAATATCGTGACGGAGCACGACGTTGtgcaaagagaaggaaaccGTTGGGCCATGAGGAAAGTGGGATAATGTCAAAGCGGTTGGTGTACCTCGATGCTCATGAAGCAGAATAACGTCGGAGAGGCCGGCTGACTGGGCAGAGCGCACCAGGTCAGGCAGGATGAGGTTTCCACGGTTAAGGCGAACAGCTGTGGGGAGAAGAAGTCTGATCTCCTTAGCGAAAGCTGCTAGTCTAGCGGAGGGATCTCGAGAGGTCGTCACAAGCACACGCGGGTCGACAATTCCAGAAAGCTGGGCATACTCGTCGTCGAGGTCAAGTTCTTCGTTGGTTGTGAGGTCAGGTCGGGATTCGTCGTACTGGTAGTCCTTGCGCAAAGACTTATCGTTGGCGATTGTAGGATCCAAAGGCTTGCCAGAAGCGAGGGACGACCTCAGCTTGGCTCGCTTCTCACTGATCTCGGCATCTcgcagaagaagagctcgtCGGTATAGGTAGTCGCGCCTTTGGCGCGCTTGTTTGCGCTGCATAACCAATGTCAGTATTCATGGCTTGAATCGAAAAGAATCTCGGCTTAGCTTACAATCATGGTGTAAGATAGTATAAACTTGTTTGTAAAAGTAGGACCCTTCTCCAAAGATTGGCCGTCGATATGAAATTTCCTGGCCGCCACTACGAAAGTCTGGATAGAAAAAGTTCCTTATCGAACGGATCCGATAACAAAACCGCCTATCACGTGGGCGCAAAATGTCCCACTCACTTGTACCAAGCAAAGAGGGTCCAGCTGCTCACCTGGATATAATTCCTGGTTCACTAGAAGCCACAATTTCCTGAAGCCAAATTCTGTGACGTGCTTTCCGTGATATTCTGTGCTACTCATTGATTCCGCTTGACTACGGGAGTATTTCTCGCAGCCTGGCCTACTTCTGTTCCGGCGCATTTGTTCCCGCGATGATGTGAGCCTTACCAGCGACTTACAACTCCCAATCACTTTCGCAATTCGACCCGAGCCGCCCCAAAAGCCTCCCAGACGGATCTCTTCGAAAGAACAATAGCTGTAGGTGAGTCGCACTCGCTTTTGGTTTCATTTAGCAGTCCGGGTCTTGCCCAAATCCACTGCATCATCACTGCCCTATCTTGTTCAACGCGGGGATTCAGACGTTGATAAGTCTCCTTGCAGGAAAACCCTACGAGCCACCACCAAACTCCACACAACACCAATATGGAGGGCGCCTTCACCCATGTTGGGAATCATCTGATATCCGATTCCGCTGCTGCTATCAAGGCAGGAGCCGATGATCTTTCTACAATCGACCCCGACGAGAGCTTACTCTATGCCAAATACGGAGATCGAAACGGCCGCCGCCGagctgacgatgacgacaacCAAACTGAAGTATTTGAGGAAGACGATAACGATAGTCTAAACAGCGTTCCGGTTGATGGACTGAACGgactcaagctcaagggcaaagaagaggagaaggagcttcCGGCTCACGCATGCGCGTAGGTTGACTGCTTGGGCACCTTGTTCCTTGGCATTTGCTAACATATGGTTAGATACTGCGGCATTCACTCTCCAGGATGTGTCGTTAAATGTCTCACATGCAATAAATGGTTTTGCAGTGCGAGAGGCAATGGTACTTCGACCCACATCGTGAACCACCTCGTTCGAGCTCGCCACAAGGAAGTTCAGCTTCACCCAGAGTCTACCCTCGGCGATACCGTTTTGGAATGCTACAATTGTGGAACAAAGAATGCTTTCCTTTTGGGTTTCATCCCAGCAAAGTCCGATACTGTTGTTGTCCTTCTCTGCCGACAGCCTTGTGCCGCCAACACCTCGAACAAGGACATGAACTGGGATACATCACGATGGCAACCACTGATCGAAGAGCGAGCCTTTCTACCATGGCTGGTTGCGACGCCATCAGACTCCGAGCAACTTAGAGCCCGTCACCTTACACCGAACATGATTGCCAAACTAGAGGAGATGTGGAAGATTGAGCCCAAAGCGACAGTGGTTGACCTTGAAAAGGCAGCCAGTATTGATGACGATCCCCAGCCTGTCCTATTGAACTACGATGATCCCTACCACTATCAGAACATCTTCGGTCCATTGGTTAAGATGGAATCCGACTACGACAAGAAATTGAAGGAAGCACAATCTGAAGATGGACTCTTGGTTCGTTGGGACTACGGTCTGAACAACAAGCATCTTGTGAGCTTCAATCTTCACAAGATTGAGTCCGGCGACGTAAAGCTTGCTGTCGGTGACGAGATGCGCCTACGATACAAAGGCGAGCTACGATCTCCTTGGGAAGGAGTCGGCTATGTTATTAAGATCCCGAACAACCAGTCTGACGAAGTTACGCTTGAGTTGCGCAAGACTGGAAACGAGAAGCTCGTTCCCACCGACCTGTCTCACAACTTTTCGGCCGATTATGTCTGGAAAGCGACATCCTATGACCGTATGCAACTGGCCATGAAAACCTTCGCTGTCGATGACATGAGTGTATCTGGTTACATCTTCCACACTCTGCTGGGTCACGAGGTTCAGCTACAAGTTATGAAGACGAACCTGCCTAAGAAGTGGTCTGCTCCTGGTCTTCCTGATCTCAACCCTAGCCAAGTCGGCGCGATAAAAGCAGTTCTGCAGAAGCCCCTTAGCTTGATCCAAGGACCTCCCGGAACCGGTAAGACTGTAACCTCTGCCACCATTATCTACCATCTAGCCAAGATGAGTGGAAACCAGGTTCTAGTCTGCGCACCCTCCAACGTCGCTGTGGATCAGCTTTGCGAACGCGTCCACCGCACTGGGCTCAAGGTGGTCCGCCTCACAGCCAAATCTCGTGAGGATGTCGAATCATCTGTCAGTTTCTTGGCTCTCCATGAACAGGTCCGCATGTCAGAGCACAACAgcgagcttgtcaagctaTCGCAGCTCAAGAACGAGCTGGGTGAGCTTTCAAGTCAGGATGAGAAAAAGTACAAGCAACTCACCAAGATTGCCGAACGTGACATTCTCAACAATGCCGACGTTGTTTGCTGCACTTGTGTGGGTGCCGGTGATCCCCGCCTGTCGAAGATGAAGTTCAGAAACGTCCTGATCGACGAGTCAACTCAATCAGCAGAGCCTGAGTGCATGATCCcccttgttcttggatgCAAGCAAGTTGTCCTTGTGGGTGATCATAAGCAACTCGGCCCTGTCATCAtgaacaagaaggctgccaaggccgGTCTTAACCAGTCACTTTTTGAGCGCTTGGTCAATCTGAAGCTTTCCCCGATCCGACTGAATATCCAGTACCGTATGCACCCTTGCCTTTCTGAATTTCCCTCCAATATGTTTTACGACGGTAGTCTGCAGAATGGTGTCACCCACGAAAACCGCTTGCGCAAGGATGTCGACTTTCCTTGGCCAGTCGGTGAAATGCCCATGATGTTCTGGTCTAATTTGGGCCACGAAGAAATTTCTGCCTCGGGAACATCGTATCTCAACCGCACGGAAGCATCCAACGTTGAGAAAGCAGTCActcgcttcttcaaggccGGGGTGAAGCCTGCTGATATTGGTGTCATTACCCCATACGAAGGTCAACGAAGCTACATCGTGACTACTATGCAAAACTCGGGAACTTATAAGAAGGAGTACTACAAGGAGGTAGAGGTCGCTTCGGTTGATGCTTTCCAGGGCCGTGAGAAGGATTTTATTGTCCTCTCATGTGTCCGATCCAACGATAACCAGGGTATTGGTTTCTTGTCGGACCCCCGCCGTCTCAACGTGGCCTTGACCCGAGCTAAATACGGT
It contains:
- a CDS encoding U3 small nucleolar ribonucleoprotein IMP4, encoding MIRKQARQRRDYLYRRALLLRDAEISEKRAKLRSSLASGKPLDPTIANDKSLRKDYQYDESRPDLTTNEELDLDDEYAQLSGIVDPRVLVTTSRDPSARLAAFAKEIRLLLPTAVRLNRGNLILPDLVRSAQSAGLSDVILLHEHRGTPTALTLSHFPHGPTVSFSLHNVVLRHDIPGSVRGTVSESYPHLIFDGFTSRLGERIVKILKHVFPPREAITSKNKVGNRVVTFKNIEDSIEVRHHVFVRTGYDSVELAEVGPRMTMRPFEIRSGTLENKDGDVEWHLTQYTRTAKKKNYL
- a CDS encoding ATP-dependent helicase NAM7, coding for MEGAFTHVGNHLISDSAAAIKAGADDLSTIDPDESLLYAKYGDRNGRRRADDDDNQTEVFEEDDNDSLNSVPVDGLNGLKLKGKEEEKELPAHACAYCGIHSPGCVVKCLTCNKWFCSARGNGTSTHIVNHLVRARHKEVQLHPESTLGDTVLECYNCGTKNAFLLGFIPAKSDTVVVLLCRQPCAANTSNKDMNWDTSRWQPLIEERAFLPWLVATPSDSEQLRARHLTPNMIAKLEEMWKIEPKATVVDLEKAASIDDDPQPVLLNYDDPYHYQNIFGPLVKMESDYDKKLKEAQSEDGLLVRWDYGLNNKHLVSFNLHKIESGDVKLAVGDEMRLRYKGELRSPWEGVGYVIKIPNNQSDEVTLELRKTGNEKLVPTDLSHNFSADYVWKATSYDRMQLAMKTFAVDDMSVSGYIFHTLLGHEVQLQVMKTNLPKKWSAPGLPDLNPSQVGAIKAVLQKPLSLIQGPPGTGKTVTSATIIYHLAKMSGNQVLVCAPSNVAVDQLCERVHRTGLKVVRLTAKSREDVESSVSFLALHEQVRMSEHNSELVKLSQLKNELGELSSQDEKKYKQLTKIAERDILNNADVVCCTCVGAGDPRLSKMKFRNVLIDESTQSAEPECMIPLVLGCKQVVLVGDHKQLGPVIMNKKAAKAGLNQSLFERLVNLKLSPIRLNIQYRMHPCLSEFPSNMFYDGSLQNGVTHENRLRKDVDFPWPVGEMPMMFWSNLGHEEISASGTSYLNRTEASNVEKAVTRFFKAGVKPADIGVITPYEGQRSYIVTTMQNSGTYKKEYYKEVEVASVDAFQGREKDFIVLSCVRSNDNQGIGFLSDPRRLNVALTRAKYGLVILGNPKVLSKHELWHNLLVHFKDRKCFVEGPLTNLQACLLQFSRPKVSFRQKNQQPQFGAGSYSNGGRFNPPPSGRDFDLGSMVSYIPDDVSSVHGSAFGGASLNSAFPPMFSSFTPDQWPGLPGVAAPGRGGKSRGRATESIAGESVANSEYTDASSSVIGGKGVGQGGVSLGAGLHDAVTGMRPVSYSQSDRLKQYVESSGRMVPGSGYGRRFDDDEKSVSTAFHSQIGGGYD